ATCACCCGCAGCCTCCCGCCCTCGGCGAGCACGTTGGGCGCGAAGGGCAGCGCCGACAGCGCGGCGACGAAGCGCCCGGCCTCGCCCTCCACCTTCACCTCCAGCGCGCTGCCCGCGCGCCGCAGCTCGCTCACCGGCGCCATCGCCAGCAGCCGCCCCTTCACCACCGCCACCCGTGTGCACAACCGCTCCACCTCGGCCAGGTTGTGCGAGCACAGCACGATGGTGCGCCCCTCCGCCGCCAGCTCCGCCACCGCGTCACGCACAGTGCGCGCGGACTCGGGGTCCAACCCGCTCGTGGGCTCGTCCAGGAAGATGACCTTGGGGTCGTGCACCAGCGTGCGCACGATGGCCAGCTTCTGCCGCATGCCCTTGGAGAAGCTCCCGCAGGGATCGTTCTCGCGGCCCGCCAGCCCGAAGCGCTCCAGGTAGGCCAGGGCCCGCGGCCAGGCCACGCGCTCGTCCAGCTCGTGCAGCTTCATGAAGAAGCGCAGGTTGTCGCGCGCGCTGAGCCGCTCATAGAGGCCGGGCTGCTCGGTGAGGAGCCCCACCACGCGGCGCAGCGCCTCGCCGTCCTCGC
This window of the Archangium lipolyticum genome carries:
- a CDS encoding ABC transporter ATP-binding protein; this encodes MSGISVQGLARRFGARTAVEGLTFDINPGEVFGLLGPNGAGKTTTVRMLTGLLRPSEGEARVWGHSVREDGEALRRVVGLLTEQPGLYERLSARDNLRFFMKLHELDERVAWPRALAYLERFGLAGRENDPCGSFSKGMRQKLAIVRTLVHDPKVIFLDEPTSGLDPESARTVRDAVAELAAEGRTIVLCSHNLAEVERLCTRVAVVKGRLLAMAPVSELRRAGSALEVKVEGEAGRFVAALSALPFAPNVLAEGGRLRVMLEDEEQAPDVVACLVGAGARVRSAVPAQRPLEEVYLELIREGRV